TCGACGACGAGTCCGCAGCCGAGCTGCTGGAGTCCATCGGCCAGACCGAGCGCGGGCTCGATGCGCTGGCCCGTGCCGGCTTCCACACGCTCAAGCTCCAGACCTACCTCACCGCCGGACCCAAGGAAGCCCGCGCCTGGACCATCCACCAGGGCGACACCGCGCCCAAGGCCGCCGGTGTGATCCACTCCGACTTCGAGAAGGGCTTCATCAAGGCCGAGGTGGTGTCGTTCGACGATCTCGTCGAGGCCGGGTCCATGGCCGCCGCCAAAGCCGCGGGCAAGGTCCGCATGGAAGGCAAGGACTACGTCATGGCCGACGGTGACGTGGTGGAGTTCCGCTTCAACGTGTAGTCGCGTCGTGGTACTGCACCAGACAGAACTCGTGGCCTTCGGGATCGAACATGGTCAGCACGATTCCCTCGTCGTAGTCGTGTCGGACGCCTGAGAAACGTCCACCGAGTTGTTCGACCCGCCGCCGTCCGGCGTCGATGTCTTCGACCTCCACATCGAGGTGGATGCGGACCTTGCCGGCCTTCGGCTCGGGTACGCGCTGGAAGGTGAGGCGGGGGAACTCGCCCGAGCGTGAGCCCACGGTCGCCCAATCCGGGTCGTCGCCGTGCTCGGCCGACGCCGGGATGTTCAGCAGCGCGGCCCAGAAGGAGGCCATCCGGACGGGATCGACGCAGTCGATGGTCACGCCGGACCAGCGGTGTGCCATCGGCGCTCCTCGGCTCGTTGACGTGTTCCGAGCGTGGGGCATATGCGCGGTTTTCGGGTGATTTCTGCACACAAGGCCCACGCTCGAGATCTGGGCGATGACTTCGGCCCCGTGCGCGGGTCTCTACGGTGAATACAGATCCGGCCGCAGGAGGCTTCGTGGGCAGGTTGAGTTACAGCACGACGGTGTCGATCGACGGCTACGTGGCCGACGCGGACGGGGACTTCCAGTGGTCGGCTCCGGATGACGCGGTCTTCGATGTCCACGTCGACCGGATGGCCGCGGTGTCGACCGAGGTGCTCGGGCGCAAGACCTATGCGCTGATGCAGTACTGGGAGACCGACCCGGACGGTGACGGCTACTCGCCCGCAGAGCAGGAGTTCGCCCGGCGCTGGCGGAAGATCGAGAAGGTGGTCGTGTCGTCGACCCTGACGCGCGACGACGTCGTGCCCGGGCGTGACCGTCTGGTGCCCCGCCTGAGCCTCGACGAGTTGCGGCGCGTCGTGGACAGCGCGACGGGCATGGTCGAGATCTTCGGTCCGACCGTCGCGGCCCCGGCGATCCGCGCGGGCATGGTCGACGAGTTCAACTTTTTCGTCGTGCCGAAAGTGGTCGGCGGTGGCCTGCGCGCCCTACCCGACGATGTCCGCCTCGATCTGAGGCTTGCCGAGCACCGGATCTTCGACGACGGCGTCGCGTATCTGCGATATGTGGCGCGGTAGCCGTCGAGCGTCGGGATTGTGCACATGATCGCGGTACTTTGCGTACACAGGCCCACGTTCGGCGGAAAGGCGCGATGAGTGACAACGATCTGACGGCGATCTACCGCGCCTATCTGGCATGTCTGAACGACAGACGCTGGGATGACCTGGGCGAGTACGTCACCGACGACGTGGTGCGCAACGGTGAGCGCCTGGGGTTGAACGGGTACCGCGCCATGCTCGAGTCCGACACGCGGGCGACGCCGGACCTGAAGTTCAACGCCGAGATCCTGACCGCCGACGATCGACATGTGGGTTGTCGGCTGGTGTTCACGTGTACGCCGACACACACGTTCCTCGGTCTTGAACCGACCGGCGAGCAGGTCACTTTTGCCGAACACGTCTTCTATCGCTTCGAGGATCGCCGAATCGCGCAGGTGTGGTCCCTGATCGACATGGACGTGATCCGCGAGCAGTTCGCGACGGAAACCTGACGGCCGGCTGCGGCCGGGCCTATGGTCGAGTCAGGACCGACCATTGATTGAGGACGAATCGTGAACGTCGAGGGCAGCGCTGACACGCCTCGCGAGCCCGACGACCGAGATGTCCGAGCTGACGAGCGCGACTTCGCGCTGCAGCGTCGAGAGGCCGAACTGAAGCGTCGCGAGTGGTTCGCCGACGAACGAGACCAGCTCGCAGACGAGCGGGACCGGATCGCCGACGAGCGCGAACTCGAGGCCGACCGGCGTGAGCGACTCGCCGACGAGCGTGAGGGCACGGCAGCCGAGCGTGAAAAGGAACGCCTGCGCCGTCTGGCGGCGAAGACCCAGCGGCGCCATGCCGGTGAGCAGCGCGAGGAAGCGGCCGTTCAACGTGAGATGGACACGTCCGAACGCTTGAATGTCAGTGGTCCTGAGTAGCGTCGTGCGCGCTGCCACTCCGGGCGGCGCTGACGCGTAGGGGGACCCATGAAATTCATCTCGACACGCATCATCACTGCCGACGTGAAGCGGCTCGTCGATTTCTACGAGATCGTCACGGGCCTGTCCGCGGTGTGGGGCAACGAGTTGTTCGCCGAGATACCCACGCCCGCGGGCACGTTGGCGATCGGCAGTGACAAGACCGTCCCGTTGTTCGGGCCCGGCAGTGCCCAGCCCGCCGCGAACCACAGCGCCATCATCGAGTTCATCGTCGACGATGTCGACGCGGAGTACGAGCGTCTCCGTGAGCATCTGGTCGACGTGGTCACCGAGCCCACGACGATGCCGTGGGGCAACCGTGCACTGGTGTTCCGTGACCCGGACGGAAACCTCGTCAACCTGTTCACCCCGGTCACGGAGGCCGCGCGCACCAAATTCGGGGTTTCGTCGTTGTAAAAGGACTCTGCTGACCGCGAGTAGATACTACATTGCGTAGTAATTCAGTCGCGAGGAGGGTGCCATGCGGTGGCGCGGCGTCAGCGGTACCTGAACCCCCACAGCTACAACGGCATCCGACCTCCGGCCACCGGTGCCAAGCTGGTGCACAGCGAGCAGGCGGTCGGCGTCAATCACGTTGCGCTGTGGGCGCGTAACCGAAAAGAGGTCGACCGGTTCCATCGTGAGTTCCTGACGGCTCGCAGTGTCCCGGTCGCCGATGAGCCCATGGAGTACCCGCAGTACTGGCCGGGTTACTACGCGGTGTTCTTCGACGACCCGATCAACGGAATCCACTGGGAGTTGGCCTGGGTGCCGAAAGTGCCAAAAGTGCCCAGTGCCTCGCCAGATGTGGTCGTTCTACCGTGCGCTCAAGGGATTCGCGAACGCCCGCCCCGATCTGGCCAACACCGCCGTTGGTGTGACGTTGCAGGCGACGCGCAGGCTACCGCGTCGTTAGCCGAACGCCTCCGCGACGACCGCGAGGATCTCGTCGGCATGGCTGACCGCGATGAAATGCCCGCCTCCGCCGATCGCATGCCACACCGCGCCGGGCATCGCGGCCGCCACGGTCTTGTTGATCACCTCTGGCACCAGCGTGTCGTCGGTGCCCTGCCAGAAGTGGACGGGTCGCGTCACGTCACGCACGTCGAACGGCCACGCCTCGTAGAGCAGTGTGGCGTCGACGACGAGTCCGCCGGAGCCCCGCCGGAAACACTCACGGCTGGTCGCCAGAAACCGCGTCATCACCGCGTCATCGGCCAGCACCTCACGGTCGGCCGTGCACGCCGACTTCATCAGCGCCCTGCCGTAGCTCTTCTGGAAATGCTTGGCGCTCACGCCGAGTAGCGCGTACATGAGCCGGAATCCCGGCCGGAAGTGCAGGGCGAGACGACCACCGAGTGCGTCGGCCGAACTCAGATGGGCCGCAGCCCAATTCGGTCCGAATGTGCCGTAGCTGCCGCCGGCGATGGTGCCGACGTGAACGAGCCGCGCTGGGTCGAGGTATGCGGCTGCCGCGAGTGCCCACGGCCCGCCCTCGGACCATCCGAGCACCGCAAACCGGTGCGCTCCGAGCGCATCGGCCAGTGCCACCAGGTCGTCGGTCCATGTCCGGAATGTGCGGCCGGGCTGCGGATCCGAGAATCCGATACCCGGGCGGTCGACGCCGACGAACCGCAAACCCCTTGCGCGTGTGGCGGAGTCGAACAGGTCAGCTTCCAGACGGCTCGACGGTCCGCCGTGGTTGTGGAGCACGAGATGTCCGTCGGGGTCGCCCACTTCGCGGTAGGCCAGCGTGCGGTCGCCGATCAGGATGCGTCCGTCGCTGGGCACGGGAACCTCAGCGCGGGGTGAGCCGGAAGATGGGGATGTGGCGTCCGGTGTCGGCCGTCGCCTCGCGGTAGTCGCGGTATCCGGGGTAGACGCGCTCGGCGAGCGCGTACAGGCGCGCGTGTTCGTCGGGGTCGGTCACTTCCGAGGCGGTGAAGGGCTCGTTGCCGAACTCGCAGTCGGGGTGTTGTTTGAGGTTGTGAAACCACTGCGGGTTCCGCGTGCCGCCGAAGTTCGACGCCACCAGGATCACGTCGTCGCGATCATGGAAATAGGTGAGCTGAACCTCTCGTCGCTCGCCGGATTTCGCACCCGTCGTCACCAGGGGAGCATTCGCTATGGGGTTCACGTTGACGCGGCCGCGGGTCAGCCGGAACAACAGGGGATCGGTGTGACGCGCCACGTGGCGCGCGAAAAACTGGCCGACGGCAGAGCGACCGAAGCGGGATGCGACGGCATAGCCCAAGCCTCGCTCTTTGTGGGGATCCACGTAGCGCAGTGGCACAACTCGACCGTAACGCACGCAGGGTGTGCTGTGTCCAGTGAATCAGGACCGGGCGTGACACCCCATCTCGGCGAGGATGAGCCGCAAGCGCTTCAGGGAGTAGTGCAGTCTCGATTTCACGGTGCCCTCCGCGATGCCCAGGTCTTCGGCGATCCTTCCCGTCGTCCAGCCGAGATAGAACGAGCGGCTCAGGACGGCCCGGTGCGATTCTGGCAGATGTGCCATCGCTTCGACCACGAGGATGCGGTCCAACGCGGCGTTTACTTCATCGGCGCCCATACGGTCCGGCACCTCCGGAGTGTCAGGGGATGAGACTTCGTACCGAACCCGCGCTGACCGACTGCCGTCGATGACGATGTTCCTGGCGACAGTGAACAACCATGACCTCAGGGGTAGGTCTCCATCGTTGCTCTGAACATGACGCCACGCCCGCAAGAACGTTTCCTGAACGACATCCTCGGAGCGGGTGTGATTGCTGGTGAGGCGGAAGGCATAACGACGCAGCGGTTCGACGTGATTGGCGTAGAGCTCGAGCATCTGCTCGGTATGCTGTTCGACCGCTAACATCCGGCACCTCCGAAGACCGTTGGACTTGCAAGACAAGCCTGATCTGTCGGGGCGTCGAATTCCTCACTGCTGGCCCCAATCCGATATACCTGCCAGCAGGTATAGGCGGCGTTTAATCTGCGACGACGGCGATTTCGTCGCCGAGCTGACAGCCGGCCGTGAGAGGTAGCTGATCGCCGCTCCAGAACGAGCCGGGATCGAACCAGTTGTAGCGTTTTTCCGTTGTCAGCAAGCCCATTTCCTCGTAGGTGATGGCCACCGTCTCGGCGCAGTACGCGGTCTCCAGGCCGACCTGCCGTTTGCTTGCCTTCTTGCGTCTGATGGATTCACTCACCTTGCTGTGAAGAAACGGGATGCCACGTGTGAAATCACTGGCAACCGGTAGCCGGCCGCGCAGCCACCGCCCCGTCAGCCGCGCGGTGCTGGGGAAGGGCGTGCCGTCCATCCGTGCGATCACCTTCAGCAGGGCATCCTCCTGCTCCCGGTTGGCGTAGGGGGTGAGCTGACGGATCCAGCAGCGTTGACCGTAGACCTGCTGCCAGCGCTCGACGGCCTGGCGCGCGTCGTTGAGTTGAACCCCGCGGTGGTGCGTACCGGTCCACAGGTCCAGTAGCTTGTCGCCGAGTTCGGCATGCCAGATCAGCGGCGGGAGATCGTCGATCGCGACGGTCATGCCGACGTGGTTGACGGGCGCGTTCGTCAATGTCCGGATCGCGCGGTCCGGTCCGGATCCGCCGCGGAACAGCCAGATGTCACCGGTTCGGGTTTCCTCCAGGGCCTTCGTCAACGACACCGTGTTCGCTCTCACGTGCGCAGCTTAGGCACACTCGGTTCATGCGCAGTCTCTGGAAGTGGGTCGGGTTGGCCGGTGTCGCGGGCGTTGTCGCCGGTGGGGTGTTGGTTGCGCGCGATCAGCGCCGCCGCAAGGCCTACACACCCGAGGACATCCGTGCGCGCCTGCATGCGCGGCTGGCCGAGGCGAACGGCAGCGGGGACGCGGAGAATTCGGGCGGTCAGATCACCGTGTAGAGCCGATGTGTGCCGCTGAAGCCTTTCAGTTCGACCTGCGTGCCGTCATCGAAGGTGATGTCGTCCTGGTCGGCGAGGGCCGTCTGCACCGCCTCGCTGACCAGGACCTGCCCGCCGTCGGCCTGCGCGGCGACACGTGCCGCCATGGCCACGTTGCGGCCGAACAGGTCGTCGCCGCGCAGCACCGAGCGGCCGCTGTGGATGCCGATACGCACCTTGATGCCGTCGGACTGACGTCCCAACGCGCGCTGTAGAGCGAGGCTGCAGCGCACCGCCTGCACCGGCTGCGCGAACGCCACCATGTAACCGTCGCCCTGGCTCTTCACGATGTGCCCGGAATGGGCTTTGACGCAGCGCTGTACGAGCCGGTCATGGCGGCCCAGCAGCCGCACCCACGCGCGGTCGCCCATGCGCTCGTTGAGGGCGGTGGAGCCCTCGATGTCCGAGAACAGGATCGTCACCCGGCCGTTCGGTGCGAGCCGGGCCAGATCGGGGCGTTCCACCTCGGCCCAGTCCGCGAGATCCTCTATCGACGAGCGCACCGCAGCCCCGAAACCCTCCTTGCGGAGGATGTTCGCGGTCTGCCAGACGGTCTTGACGGCCTCGCGGCTCCCGGAGAGCAGCATGTTGCGCGTGTCGGTGCGACGACGCAGTTCCTCGAGCTCCTGCCGGCTGTGTTCCAGTCGACGGTTCAGCACCACCAACGCGACGGAATCGACGACCGCGATGACACCGAGGATCCCCACCGCCACCAACGCGCCGATCAGTGCTGAACTCACCGCACCAGTATCAGGTCACGCTCCGCTGCGCCCCTCCTTGTACCGCGAGCTTGCGTGTCCGGCGGCGGGGTGCAGGCGTCGGCTACCAGCCCTCGGTGAGCACGCGGTCGAGTGTGTCGGCGTAGAAGTCCGCCGACTCGGTGTCGATGCACAGAGGCGGCTTGGTCTTGAGGATGTTCTGGTGATCGCCGGTGGGCTGGATGATCACGCCGAGCTCGAGCATGCGGTCGCAGATCAGCGCGGTCTCCTCGGTGGCGGGCTCCAACGTCAGCCGATCGCGGACCATCTCGACGCCGAGGTACAGGCCGACGCCGTGCACGGTGCCGATGATCGGGTGCTTCTCGGCCAACGCGAGCAGACGTGACTTCAGATGTGCACCGACGCGAGAGGCGTTGTCCTGCAAGCGTTCCTCGCCGAGCACGTCCAGCACGGTCATGCCGATCGCACATGACAGCGGGCTGCCGCCGGTCGACGAGAAGAAGTACCCCTGGCTGCGGAATGCCTCAGCGACCGCGCGGCTGGTCACCACCGCGCCCAGCGGGTAGCCGTTGCCGGTCGACTTCGCCATCGACACGATGTCGGGGACCACGCCCTGCTGCTGGAAGCCCCAGAACCATTCGCCGAGACGGCCGTAACCCACCTGCACCTCGTCGGCGACGGCATAGCCGCCGTTGGCGCGGATGGCCGCGTAGACCTTCTCCAGATAGCCGTCGGGCAAAGCCATGCCACCGGCATTGCCGTAGACCGTCTCGCAGATGAACGCGGCCGGGGCACGCCCCTCGGCGGCCAGCTGCGAGATCTGGGCGACGGCCTCCTCGGCGTAGCGCCCGACGTCGTCGCCGCGGTACTTGCCGCGGAAGCTGTTCGGGGACTCGACGGTGTGCACCCAGTCCGGGCGTGTCTCAAGGGCATTGGGGTTGTCGGCGGTCGACGTGGAAACCGCGTCGGTGCCGTAGGTCCAGCCGTGGTACGCCTCGCGCATGGCAACGACGTCGGGACGGCCGGCCGCAGCGATCGCCAACCGCAGTGCGAGATCGCTTGCCTCCGATCCTGAGTTCACCAGGAACACGGTGTCCAGCGGATCGGGCAGCAGTGATGCGAGCCGCTCGCTGAACTCGACGACCGAGGCGTAGTTGAACCGCGAGTTCGTGTTGAGCTTGCGCAATTGTCGTGCCGCGGTCTCGGCGACGCGAGGATGCGCATGCCCCAGCACCGTCACGTTGTTGACCATGTCGAGATAGCAGCGCCCACTGGTCGACATCAGGAAATGCCGCCAACCGCGTTCGATGCGCGGTGGCTCGTCGTAATAGTGCTCCTGCACGGGCGCGAACGCGCGGTCACGACGCGTCACCAGATCCGCGTCGCCGGAATCGGCGGCCAGCGGGGACAACCCGAGAAGCGGACGCGGATCGGCACACCACGCGAGCCAGCCGGGAGCCAGGCTCGGGCTCACCAAGGCCGGGGCCGCGGGCGCGCCGACGGGCCGCAACGCCACCTCGACACGGCGGCCGGCCTTCGCCACACCGAGACCCGCGGAGTCCGCGGCAACACCGGTCAGCGTCAGCACATGGTCGTTGCCGCGCAACGTCACAGAGTCGCCGTCGCGGCTGACCTCGCCGTCGAACGGCGCGGTCAGGGTGACATCGTCGGCGCACCACATGCTGAT
This genomic window from Mycolicibacterium goodii contains:
- a CDS encoding VOC family protein; translation: MAHRWSGVTIDCVDPVRMASFWAALLNIPASAEHGDDPDWATVGSRSGEFPRLTFQRVPEPKAGKVRIHLDVEVEDIDAGRRRVEQLGGRFSGVRHDYDEGIVLTMFDPEGHEFCLVQYHDATTR
- a CDS encoding dihydrofolate reductase family protein, producing MGRLSYSTTVSIDGYVADADGDFQWSAPDDAVFDVHVDRMAAVSTEVLGRKTYALMQYWETDPDGDGYSPAEQEFARRWRKIEKVVVSSTLTRDDVVPGRDRLVPRLSLDELRRVVDSATGMVEIFGPTVAAPAIRAGMVDEFNFFVVPKVVGGGLRALPDDVRLDLRLAEHRIFDDGVAYLRYVAR
- a CDS encoding ester cyclase, which codes for MSDNDLTAIYRAYLACLNDRRWDDLGEYVTDDVVRNGERLGLNGYRAMLESDTRATPDLKFNAEILTADDRHVGCRLVFTCTPTHTFLGLEPTGEQVTFAEHVFYRFEDRRIAQVWSLIDMDVIREQFATET
- a CDS encoding VOC family protein yields the protein MKFISTRIITADVKRLVDFYEIVTGLSAVWGNELFAEIPTPAGTLAIGSDKTVPLFGPGSAQPAANHSAIIEFIVDDVDAEYERLREHLVDVVTEPTTMPWGNRALVFRDPDGNLVNLFTPVTEAARTKFGVSSL
- a CDS encoding alpha/beta fold hydrolase, translated to MPSDGRILIGDRTLAYREVGDPDGHLVLHNHGGPSSRLEADLFDSATRARGLRFVGVDRPGIGFSDPQPGRTFRTWTDDLVALADALGAHRFAVLGWSEGGPWALAAAAYLDPARLVHVGTIAGGSYGTFGPNWAAAHLSSADALGGRLALHFRPGFRLMYALLGVSAKHFQKSYGRALMKSACTADREVLADDAVMTRFLATSRECFRRGSGGLVVDATLLYEAWPFDVRDVTRPVHFWQGTDDTLVPEVINKTVAAAMPGAVWHAIGGGGHFIAVSHADEILAVVAEAFG
- a CDS encoding nitroreductase family deazaflavin-dependent oxidoreductase; translated protein: MPLRYVDPHKERGLGYAVASRFGRSAVGQFFARHVARHTDPLLFRLTRGRVNVNPIANAPLVTTGAKSGERREVQLTYFHDRDDVILVASNFGGTRNPQWFHNLKQHPDCEFGNEPFTASEVTDPDEHARLYALAERVYPGYRDYREATADTGRHIPIFRLTPR
- a CDS encoding sigma-70 family RNA polymerase sigma factor yields the protein MLAVEQHTEQMLELYANHVEPLRRYAFRLTSNHTRSEDVVQETFLRAWRHVQSNDGDLPLRSWLFTVARNIVIDGSRSARVRYEVSSPDTPEVPDRMGADEVNAALDRILVVEAMAHLPESHRAVLSRSFYLGWTTGRIAEDLGIAEGTVKSRLHYSLKRLRLILAEMGCHARS
- a CDS encoding guanylate cyclase translates to MSLTKALEETRTGDIWLFRGGSGPDRAIRTLTNAPVNHVGMTVAIDDLPPLIWHAELGDKLLDLWTGTHHRGVQLNDARQAVERWQQVYGQRCWIRQLTPYANREQEDALLKVIARMDGTPFPSTARLTGRWLRGRLPVASDFTRGIPFLHSKVSESIRRKKASKRQVGLETAYCAETVAITYEEMGLLTTEKRYNWFDPGSFWSGDQLPLTAGCQLGDEIAVVAD
- a CDS encoding adenylate/guanylate cyclase domain-containing protein — its product is MGALVAVGILGVIAVVDSVALVVLNRRLEHSRQELEELRRRTDTRNMLLSGSREAVKTVWQTANILRKEGFGAAVRSSIEDLADWAEVERPDLARLAPNGRVTILFSDIEGSTALNERMGDRAWVRLLGRHDRLVQRCVKAHSGHIVKSQGDGYMVAFAQPVQAVRCSLALQRALGRQSDGIKVRIGIHSGRSVLRGDDLFGRNVAMAARVAAQADGGQVLVSEAVQTALADQDDITFDDGTQVELKGFSGTHRLYTVI
- a CDS encoding aminotransferase — protein: MSAERNTVGFNFLAEPELPAPQVSEAQAEQILATHYGLDAKATSLGSQQDKNFLVTQGDETVGVLKIANPAFNETELQAQDLAADVIAAAEPTLRIAVPLPNVRGEKRTAVTGLLDTAQGTAYVRLLRYLPGGALSERGYLRAATVAELGALAGRMTRALAEFSHPGLDRILQWDLRFGAEVVSTLASHVTDPARRERLEDAARDAWSRIAPFADSLPHQAIHMDLTDANVVVSRGPGDVVRPDGVIDFGDLTDSWTVGELAITLSSVLQHPGAAPASVLPGIRAFHAVRPLSVDEATVLWPLLVLRTAVLNVSGAQQAALDPDNDYVTENAEGEWSMFERATSVPLDVMTALITADLGFECAATELGALTPMISGLDPDSVTTLDLSTTSDSLDSAFVRGAWVRPDVEQELARDALADGARVVLTRFGQPRPTRAPALSQDEPAVVPTGISMWCADDVTLTAPFDGEVSRDGDSVTLRGNDHVLTLTGVAADSAGLGVAKAGRRVEVALRPVGAPAAPALVSPSLAPGWLAWCADPRPLLGLSPLAADSGDADLVTRRDRAFAPVQEHYYDEPPRIERGWRHFLMSTSGRCYLDMVNNVTVLGHAHPRVAETAARQLRKLNTNSRFNYASVVEFSERLASLLPDPLDTVFLVNSGSEASDLALRLAIAAAGRPDVVAMREAYHGWTYGTDAVSTSTADNPNALETRPDWVHTVESPNSFRGKYRGDDVGRYAEEAVAQISQLAAEGRAPAAFICETVYGNAGGMALPDGYLEKVYAAIRANGGYAVADEVQVGYGRLGEWFWGFQQQGVVPDIVSMAKSTGNGYPLGAVVTSRAVAEAFRSQGYFFSSTGGSPLSCAIGMTVLDVLGEERLQDNASRVGAHLKSRLLALAEKHPIIGTVHGVGLYLGVEMVRDRLTLEPATEETALICDRMLELGVIIQPTGDHQNILKTKPPLCIDTESADFYADTLDRVLTEGW